A region of Haloplanus sp. XH21 DNA encodes the following proteins:
- a CDS encoding CBS domain-containing protein translates to MDISSIVSTEYTEVSSDTRIAKVVAAFEDPDCRGVIVTEDGTFEGVITRRQLVASHHDPDQKAGSCVWAVPQIATDEDVRRVAQLMIDGDTRLLPVFEDQHLQGVVTADDLLKHVQEFLEAATVDQAASRDLVTIRPDTTLGEALHEFRDHRITHLPVVEDGSARGMLTLYDIVDLTTREIQVSQGGNASGFDAHGGEGSSDNYRTHGGFGAREGELDRMLDLPVRDEMSSPVRTADLEETLDEVVHEMFDATASSLVVTDENEEPMGIITKTDVLDALTWGAEGHRAVQVTGTEYIDDTTYRDIVDTIDELDGMDSGLDIHDANIHINEHQERQRGTPLLFVRVRLATDRGLITASEEGYGASHALNEVRDILKRRIREKKTYDKSKKPPGEDYWKRRFGWLLRE, encoded by the coding sequence ATGGATATTAGTTCGATCGTTTCGACCGAGTACACTGAGGTGTCGAGTGACACACGGATCGCGAAGGTCGTCGCAGCGTTCGAGGATCCCGACTGTCGGGGGGTGATCGTGACGGAAGACGGGACGTTCGAGGGTGTCATAACCCGCCGTCAACTCGTCGCCTCGCACCACGACCCGGACCAGAAGGCGGGCTCGTGCGTCTGGGCCGTACCCCAGATAGCGACCGACGAAGACGTACGGCGAGTCGCCCAACTGATGATCGACGGCGACACCCGCCTCCTCCCCGTGTTCGAAGACCAGCATCTGCAGGGCGTCGTCACGGCCGACGACCTCCTGAAACACGTCCAGGAGTTCCTCGAAGCGGCGACCGTCGACCAGGCCGCAAGCCGAGACCTCGTGACGATCCGTCCGGACACGACGCTCGGGGAGGCGCTCCACGAGTTCCGCGACCACCGGATCACCCATCTCCCGGTCGTCGAGGACGGCTCCGCACGCGGGATGCTGACGCTCTACGATATCGTCGATCTGACCACCCGCGAGATACAGGTGTCACAGGGCGGGAACGCGTCGGGGTTCGACGCACACGGCGGCGAGGGATCGAGTGACAACTACCGCACTCACGGCGGGTTCGGCGCCCGCGAGGGCGAACTCGACCGGATGCTCGACCTGCCCGTCCGCGACGAGATGTCCTCGCCGGTCCGAACGGCCGACCTGGAGGAGACGCTCGACGAAGTGGTCCACGAGATGTTCGACGCGACCGCGTCGTCGCTCGTCGTCACCGACGAGAACGAGGAGCCGATGGGCATCATCACCAAAACCGACGTGCTCGACGCGCTCACGTGGGGGGCGGAGGGACACCGCGCCGTCCAGGTCACCGGCACCGAGTACATCGACGACACGACGTACCGGGATATCGTCGACACGATCGACGAACTGGACGGGATGGACAGCGGCCTCGACATCCACGACGCGAACATCCACATCAACGAACACCAGGAGCGACAGCGCGGGACGCCGCTGCTGTTCGTCCGCGTCCGCCTCGCGACGGATCGTGGACTCATCACGGCGTCCGAAGAGGGGTACGGCGCGAGCCACGCGCTCAACGAGGTGCGGGACATCCTGAAACGCCGGATTCGGGAGAAGAAAACCTACGACAAGAGCAAGAAGCCCCCCGGCGAGGACTACTGGAAGCGGCGGTTCGGCTGGCTGCTCAGAGAGTGA
- a CDS encoding DUF7511 domain-containing protein has product MSDSDDTTALRPSSHPPESDTRPLTSVVVERDDNPDSCTLYPVGARDEAPVTRWLSGTGDAFVDLDDAR; this is encoded by the coding sequence ATGAGCGACTCGGACGACACGACGGCGCTCCGTCCGTCGTCTCACCCCCCGGAGTCGGACACGCGGCCACTGACGAGCGTGGTCGTCGAACGGGACGACAACCCCGACAGTTGCACGTTGTACCCGGTCGGGGCGCGCGACGAGGCACCCGTGACGCGGTGGCTCTCCGGCACCGGCGACGCGTTCGTCGACCTCGACGACGCGCGGTAG
- a CDS encoding Mov34/MPN/PAD-1 family protein, which translates to MRLFRSSELLGIARETLEFVLDASEETHPNEYMGFLRAEDARKFDLDREGQLITDVLVIPGTVSNPVSATVKTNMKPNDVRSVGSVHSHPNGALQPSSQDLATFGQGSVHMIVGAPYGPDDWRAFDNEGEPRTLNVIDIDLPDEQFFDFTQDDIDAELRAEGRSVAGRDDERTDRDDRGGFLSWLR; encoded by the coding sequence ATGCGCCTGTTCCGGTCGAGCGAACTCCTGGGAATCGCCCGGGAGACACTGGAGTTCGTCCTCGACGCCTCCGAGGAGACCCATCCGAACGAGTACATGGGCTTTCTCCGGGCCGAAGACGCCCGGAAGTTCGACCTCGACCGCGAGGGACAGCTGATCACCGACGTGCTCGTCATTCCGGGAACGGTGTCGAACCCCGTCAGCGCGACCGTGAAAACGAACATGAAGCCGAACGACGTGCGCTCGGTCGGATCGGTCCACTCCCACCCGAACGGCGCGCTCCAGCCGAGTTCACAGGACCTCGCGACGTTCGGACAGGGATCGGTACACATGATCGTCGGCGCGCCCTACGGTCCCGACGACTGGCGGGCGTTCGACAACGAGGGCGAGCCACGCACGCTCAACGTCATCGACATCGACCTGCCGGACGAGCAGTTCTTCGATTTTACCCAGGACGACATCGACGCCGAACTCCGGGCCGAGGGGCGGAGCGTCGCGGGGCGAGACGACGAACGCACCGATCGTGACGACCGCGGCGGCTTCCTCTCGTGGCTCCGGTGA
- a CDS encoding M48 family metallopeptidase: MTGDDSPSNRYHVGVAAVPYTVDREAGRTTIDCSMTPDMELTVRAPAEASAAAVEAALDDRRAWVLDTLYGLAEQPDPRLGHDFTNGEKLLYRGKKHRLRVSESSVDEPAFTFDGTRFGLRIPRDEETPATERRRAVVDWYVAHAEDVLPSCVATVADGDPVPPVAVTESGRRWIRVDETLTLHWRLVLAPREIVAYVVAHGLARRDHDPSTEAFWEAVDRRVPDSRVRRSWLRHNGAQLRL, encoded by the coding sequence GTGACCGGTGACGACTCCCCCTCGAACCGCTACCACGTCGGCGTCGCGGCCGTCCCGTACACGGTCGACCGCGAGGCCGGCCGGACGACCATCGACTGCTCGATGACGCCCGACATGGAACTGACGGTCCGGGCACCGGCCGAGGCGAGCGCCGCTGCCGTCGAGGCCGCGCTCGACGACCGGCGGGCGTGGGTGCTGGACACGCTCTACGGCCTCGCCGAGCAGCCGGATCCACGCCTCGGTCACGACTTCACGAACGGCGAGAAACTGCTGTATCGGGGGAAGAAACACCGTCTCCGCGTCTCCGAGAGTTCGGTGGACGAGCCCGCGTTCACCTTCGACGGAACGCGGTTCGGACTCCGGATCCCCCGCGACGAGGAAACGCCGGCCACGGAGCGCCGTCGAGCGGTCGTCGACTGGTACGTGGCGCACGCCGAAGACGTACTCCCGTCTTGTGTGGCGACCGTCGCCGACGGCGATCCGGTCCCGCCCGTCGCGGTCACCGAGAGCGGCCGGCGCTGGATCCGCGTCGACGAGACGCTGACGCTCCACTGGCGTCTCGTTCTCGCCCCGCGTGAGATCGTCGCCTACGTCGTTGCCCACGGTCTCGCGCGACGCGACCACGACCCGTCGACCGAGGCGTTCTGGGAAGCAGTCGACCGCCGCGTTCCGGACTCCCGGGTGCGGCGGTCGTGGCTTCGGCACAATGGCGCGCAACTCCGGCTGTGA
- a CDS encoding DUF502 domain-containing protein gives MRRPSDSDPFDDYDGARGFARQAFVTGAAVTLPLIVTLLVLSAVVNFVSQQLDPLVGILTSIIGFQSTSETTVKLVTIVMLVATVFCIGAVTERRPNRSGFGALFDTLIARIPGVGSLYQSLDEMSGLLLDSDTDSFREVKLVEFPDQGSYSIAFLTAETPDVIRDATDETDMVTLFLPMAPNPVMGGYVLHVSTAHVYDIDMTVEEGIQSIVTSGVATGQRSEEELTEGMLDRFERRLDAADIVDIEELEAYAVDASSQLEETARETMAAARSRADAAPDAEDDDRAPRNDDAERGS, from the coding sequence ATGCGCCGTCCCAGCGACAGCGACCCGTTCGACGACTACGACGGAGCGCGGGGGTTCGCCCGACAGGCCTTCGTCACCGGTGCTGCCGTTACCCTCCCGCTCATCGTGACGCTGCTCGTTCTCAGCGCCGTCGTGAACTTCGTCTCGCAGCAACTCGACCCGCTCGTCGGCATCCTCACCTCGATCATCGGCTTTCAGTCGACATCGGAAACCACGGTCAAACTCGTGACCATCGTGATGCTCGTCGCGACGGTGTTCTGCATCGGCGCCGTGACCGAGCGGCGTCCGAACCGCTCCGGCTTCGGTGCCCTCTTCGATACGCTCATCGCTCGCATCCCCGGCGTCGGCTCGCTCTACCAGAGCCTCGACGAGATGAGCGGGCTTCTGCTCGACAGCGACACCGATAGCTTCCGTGAGGTGAAACTGGTCGAGTTTCCGGACCAGGGGTCGTACTCTATCGCCTTCCTGACTGCGGAGACGCCAGACGTGATCCGGGACGCGACCGACGAGACGGACATGGTGACGCTCTTTCTCCCGATGGCACCCAACCCGGTGATGGGCGGCTACGTTCTCCACGTCTCCACGGCGCACGTCTACGACATCGACATGACCGTCGAAGAGGGCATCCAGTCCATCGTGACCAGCGGCGTCGCCACCGGGCAGCGGTCCGAAGAGGAGTTGACTGAGGGGATGCTCGACCGGTTCGAGCGCCGCCTCGACGCAGCCGATATCGTCGACATCGAGGAGCTAGAGGCGTACGCCGTCGACGCCTCGTCGCAGTTGGAGGAGACGGCCCGGGAGACGATGGCGGCCGCGCGGTCCCGAGCGGATGCGGCGCCGGACGCCGAGGACGACGACCGCGCGCCACGGAACGACGACGCGGAACGCGGCTCCTGA
- a CDS encoding transporter — translation MSSNSNVFDTLPFVAGALSGVVAWVLGYVFTYLIVAPDIRESALQRIIETFGGDSATYELVGWVFFNAHFVNTVFQNVPLVGNRTTSFIGGEQGFTVLLYVIPVGLLLAAGIALARYRGVTNATDGALTGVTALPGYLLLSVVGVFLFEVTVADVSGGPDVLPAIFLAGIIYPALVAGGGGALIGMLADT, via the coding sequence ATGTCCTCAAACTCGAACGTCTTCGATACCCTCCCGTTCGTGGCGGGGGCGCTGTCTGGAGTGGTCGCGTGGGTGCTCGGCTATGTCTTCACCTATCTCATCGTGGCACCCGACATTCGTGAGTCGGCATTACAACGGATCATCGAGACGTTCGGAGGCGATTCGGCCACCTACGAGCTGGTTGGATGGGTGTTCTTTAATGCACACTTCGTCAACACCGTCTTTCAGAACGTCCCGCTCGTTGGCAATCGCACCACTAGCTTCATCGGCGGTGAGCAGGGGTTCACCGTCCTCCTCTACGTGATTCCCGTCGGCCTGCTTCTCGCCGCCGGTATCGCGCTCGCCCGATATCGCGGCGTCACGAACGCAACCGATGGAGCGCTCACCGGCGTGACCGCGCTCCCCGGATATCTCCTGTTGTCAGTCGTCGGTGTGTTCCTCTTCGAGGTGACTGTCGCCGACGTAAGTGGCGGGCCGGACGTGCTTCCAGCCATCTTCCTCGCCGGAATCATCTATCCCGCGCTGGTCGCCGGCGGCGGTGGCGCTCTCATCGGGATGCTCGCTGACACCTGA
- a CDS encoding long-chain fatty acid--CoA ligase, which yields MATQQTLRPFLSRSARLYPDHEIVARTRAGTVRCTYAEYADRVARLANALRAAGVEHGDRVATMCWNHDRHFEAYFAVPNLGAQLHTVNPLLPASDVRRIVESANDRLLLVDPSLTDTLVEAYDPDAFASVERIVVVGSEAPALDVSVPVTDYDSFVAGHDPDYDWPALDGDHAAGLCYSSGTTGAPKGVEYTQRMLWSHTMAIMTPMGLDIDHSDVVMPVVPMFHINAWGLPYAATAAGATHVYPGPSPDPADIVDLIEREGVTLTAGVPTVWLGVLDHLESTDGAPDLSTLERIVIGGAAPPERLIRAFDDRGIEVVHGWGMTETSPVGAVSHLKPELQDADYDRRVAKREKQGLVLPGLEFRVVDDAGEEVPWDGESMGELLIRGPWVATTYYDGDDADAFDGSWLRTGDVVTVDADGYLELVDRAADVIKSGGEWISSQALENAIMGHDAVREAAVVGVPHERWGERPVAFVASDVEDRDALRDALADRLRDDYPDWWVPDRFRFVESIPKTATGKFAKEALRARHDETLDGPIDAAPPEGSESN from the coding sequence ATGGCGACACAGCAGACGCTCCGGCCGTTCCTGTCACGGTCGGCACGACTCTACCCCGACCACGAGATCGTCGCTCGCACGCGGGCGGGGACGGTGCGGTGTACGTACGCCGAGTACGCCGATCGCGTCGCTCGGCTGGCGAACGCCCTCCGGGCGGCCGGCGTCGAACACGGCGATCGCGTGGCGACGATGTGCTGGAACCACGACCGCCATTTCGAGGCGTACTTCGCCGTGCCGAACCTGGGCGCACAGTTACACACCGTCAACCCGCTCCTGCCCGCGAGCGACGTGCGCCGCATCGTCGAGAGCGCGAACGATCGACTGCTCCTCGTCGACCCGTCGCTCACGGACACCCTCGTCGAGGCGTACGACCCGGACGCCTTCGCGAGCGTCGAGCGCATCGTCGTCGTGGGGAGCGAGGCGCCCGCGCTCGACGTATCCGTTCCCGTCACCGACTACGACTCGTTCGTCGCAGGCCACGACCCAGACTACGACTGGCCCGCACTCGACGGCGACCACGCGGCCGGCCTCTGTTACTCCTCGGGAACGACGGGCGCGCCGAAAGGCGTCGAGTACACCCAGCGGATGCTCTGGAGCCACACGATGGCGATCATGACGCCGATGGGGCTCGACATCGACCACTCGGACGTGGTGATGCCCGTCGTCCCGATGTTTCACATCAACGCGTGGGGACTCCCCTACGCCGCGACGGCCGCCGGAGCGACACACGTCTACCCGGGGCCCTCGCCCGATCCGGCCGATATCGTCGACCTGATCGAACGCGAGGGCGTCACGCTCACTGCGGGCGTACCGACGGTGTGGCTGGGCGTCCTCGACCATCTGGAGTCGACCGACGGCGCCCCGGATCTTTCCACGCTCGAACGCATCGTCATCGGCGGGGCGGCCCCGCCCGAACGCCTGATCCGCGCGTTCGACGACCGGGGCATCGAGGTGGTCCACGGGTGGGGGATGACCGAAACGTCGCCCGTGGGCGCCGTCTCCCACCTCAAGCCCGAGTTGCAGGACGCCGACTACGACCGACGGGTGGCGAAACGGGAGAAACAGGGGCTCGTCCTGCCCGGACTGGAGTTCCGGGTCGTCGACGACGCGGGCGAGGAGGTCCCTTGGGACGGCGAGTCGATGGGCGAACTCCTCATCCGGGGGCCGTGGGTCGCGACGACGTACTACGACGGCGACGACGCGGACGCCTTCGACGGGTCGTGGCTCCGCACCGGCGACGTGGTGACCGTCGACGCGGACGGCTACCTCGAACTCGTCGACCGCGCGGCCGACGTCATCAAATCCGGTGGGGAGTGGATCTCCTCGCAGGCGCTCGAAAACGCGATCATGGGCCACGACGCAGTGCGCGAGGCGGCCGTCGTCGGCGTCCCCCACGAGCGCTGGGGGGAGCGTCCCGTCGCCTTCGTCGCCAGCGATGTCGAGGATCGAGACGCGTTGCGGGACGCCCTCGCCGACCGCCTCCGCGACGACTACCCCGACTGGTGGGTTCCCGACCGGTTCCGCTTCGTCGAGTCGATCCCCAAGACGGCGACCGGAAAGTTCGCCAAAGAGGCCCTGCGGGCGCGCCACGACGAGACTCTCGATGGTCCCATCGACGCGGCGCCGCCGGAGGGGAGCGAGAGCAACTGA
- a CDS encoding iron-containing alcohol dehydrogenase, whose protein sequence is MHDTVLSSEARTVVSPGRIELGVGAVESVGAHAARHGDTALVVATEQIFEFHGETITEHLEAAGVDPVVYTDVRPDPTVDNIESAHALYERHDGDVIVTLGGGSSIDTGKGVGILATNEGSIRDFGVDRTGYEGVPNPIPPLIAVNTTAGTGSEATRSVVVSDESTSTKFLIVSANVVPDVAIEDPELTVSLPKSHTAFTGIDALTHAIEAYVSVKSYSVPDGYAEAAMERIARSLPIAWANGDDLDARADMMVGQLQAGQAFTNASVALVHGLARPLGAQLHIPHGLANGLILPYVVDFSAMAAPEKYAEVARVLGAADADDPTREAADAAADGILSLCDDLDLTGYLDDFGEVPDREEYLDVVDEMAQDAIDSGSPDNNPRKPTREEIADLYITIYDDALAPDSPRRS, encoded by the coding sequence ATGCACGACACCGTACTGTCGAGCGAGGCGCGCACGGTCGTCTCGCCGGGACGGATCGAACTCGGCGTCGGCGCCGTAGAGTCAGTCGGGGCACACGCCGCCCGTCACGGCGATACGGCGCTCGTCGTCGCGACCGAACAGATCTTCGAGTTCCACGGCGAGACCATCACTGAGCACCTCGAAGCCGCGGGCGTCGACCCCGTCGTCTACACCGACGTTCGTCCCGACCCCACTGTCGACAACATCGAGAGCGCCCACGCGCTGTACGAGCGCCACGACGGCGACGTCATCGTCACTCTCGGCGGCGGGTCCTCCATCGACACCGGCAAGGGCGTCGGTATTCTCGCGACCAACGAGGGGTCGATCCGCGACTTCGGCGTCGACCGCACCGGCTACGAGGGCGTTCCGAACCCCATCCCGCCGCTCATCGCCGTCAACACGACAGCCGGGACGGGCAGCGAGGCGACCCGCTCGGTCGTCGTCAGCGACGAGTCCACGTCCACGAAGTTCCTCATCGTCTCCGCGAACGTCGTCCCCGACGTGGCCATCGAGGACCCCGAACTCACCGTCTCGCTCCCCAAGAGCCACACCGCCTTCACTGGCATCGACGCCCTGACCCACGCCATCGAGGCGTACGTCTCGGTGAAATCCTACAGCGTCCCCGACGGCTACGCCGAGGCGGCGATGGAGCGCATCGCCCGATCGCTCCCGATCGCGTGGGCCAACGGCGACGACCTCGACGCCCGCGCCGACATGATGGTCGGCCAACTCCAGGCGGGGCAGGCCTTCACCAACGCCTCGGTCGCGCTGGTCCACGGCCTCGCGCGCCCGCTGGGGGCTCAGCTCCACATCCCGCACGGCCTCGCGAACGGGCTCATCCTCCCCTACGTCGTCGACTTCTCGGCGATGGCGGCACCGGAGAAGTACGCCGAAGTAGCGCGGGTCCTCGGCGCCGCCGACGCCGACGACCCGACGCGCGAGGCCGCCGACGCGGCCGCCGACGGCATCCTCAGCCTCTGTGACGATCTGGATCTCACGGGCTATCTCGACGACTTCGGCGAGGTACCCGACCGCGAGGAGTATCTCGACGTCGTCGACGAGATGGCCCAAGACGCCATCGACTCGGGGTCGCCCGACAACAACCCGCGGAAACCGACGCGCGAGGAAATCGCCGACCTCTACATCACCATCTACGACGACGCGCTGGCGCCGGACAGTCCGCGGCGGTCCTGA
- a CDS encoding ferredoxin--NADP reductase, translating into MPQVSVETIESVGERTVAIELRTPEGFDADPGQFVLVRATVDGSEEQRSSGNRSETGGVEETGYYTISSPDVEETLEITVEAAAEGTLAPWLAERSPGDTVEIEGPFGDVRYTGDGPVVVLAEGPGIGPAVGIAERAQRAGHDATVVFWGESPPHQERLDALEDEGGTVLLVGSLDEAADMLAGVEDETVYVFGFESFVRDAKTVAEAVGVDDLQTESFGAR; encoded by the coding sequence ATGCCACAGGTCAGCGTCGAGACCATCGAGTCGGTCGGAGAGCGAACCGTCGCGATCGAACTCCGGACGCCCGAAGGGTTCGACGCCGACCCCGGACAGTTCGTCCTCGTCCGTGCGACCGTCGACGGCAGCGAGGAGCAACGCTCCTCTGGAAACCGGTCGGAGACCGGTGGCGTCGAAGAGACGGGGTACTACACCATCTCCTCGCCCGACGTCGAGGAGACGTTGGAGATCACGGTCGAAGCCGCAGCGGAGGGCACGCTCGCGCCCTGGTTGGCCGAACGTTCACCCGGCGACACCGTCGAAATCGAGGGGCCCTTCGGCGACGTTCGGTACACGGGCGACGGACCGGTCGTCGTCCTCGCCGAGGGGCCGGGCATCGGTCCGGCCGTCGGCATCGCGGAACGCGCCCAGCGCGCGGGTCACGACGCGACGGTCGTGTTCTGGGGCGAGTCCCCGCCGCACCAGGAGCGCCTCGACGCCCTCGAAGACGAGGGGGGGACGGTCCTCCTCGTCGGGTCGCTCGACGAGGCGGCCGATATGCTCGCCGGCGTCGAAGACGAGACGGTGTACGTCTTCGGCTTCGAGTCGTTCGTCAGGGACGCCAAGACGGTCGCCGAAGCGGTCGGCGTCGACGACCTGCAGACCGAGAGTTTCGGCGCGCGGTAA
- a CDS encoding iron-containing alcohol dehydrogenase family protein yields the protein MSDDRQRFAFDYQPGAIVCRPGAVADLGAVCDRHGWDRVLVVCGRTVGSTPAVMDPVRAGLGDHLAGVFDETTPEKYLGTAIDGAKRAASEDVDALVAVGGGSSLDVAKVTATLAARDDPEAVGRRAIAEASLDVDADPLPIAAVPTTLAGADLSVVAGVTFGMGDESDAPSGGVGDARLMPAALFYDAELYRTTPESVLTASAMNGFDKGIEALYTRHSTPVTDGTAARGLRLLGAGLPTLREEPMDADRLDDVLAGIVCVQYGVSMPGQYKLSIIHAFGHGVSRGYDVHQGVVHGIVAPHVLRSLFDEVDGRRRLLAEALGVSTDDLSDDEVATAVVDAVADVRDDLGLPSALRSIDGLARDELNDVADRIMDDSLMGTVPDGLNPTHDDVLAVLESAW from the coding sequence ATGAGCGACGACCGCCAGCGGTTCGCGTTCGACTACCAACCGGGGGCCATCGTCTGCCGTCCCGGCGCAGTTGCCGACCTCGGCGCGGTGTGCGACCGGCACGGCTGGGACCGCGTTCTCGTCGTCTGTGGCCGGACCGTCGGATCGACGCCCGCCGTGATGGACCCGGTTCGGGCGGGTCTCGGCGACCACCTCGCCGGCGTCTTCGACGAGACGACGCCCGAGAAGTATCTCGGGACGGCCATCGACGGCGCAAAGCGGGCCGCCAGCGAGGACGTCGACGCACTCGTCGCCGTCGGCGGCGGGAGTTCCCTCGACGTGGCGAAGGTCACCGCCACCCTCGCCGCGCGCGACGACCCCGAGGCAGTCGGGCGACGGGCCATCGCGGAGGCGTCGCTCGACGTCGACGCCGATCCCCTCCCCATCGCCGCCGTGCCGACGACGCTCGCTGGCGCCGACCTGTCGGTGGTCGCGGGCGTGACGTTCGGGATGGGCGACGAGTCCGACGCGCCGAGCGGCGGCGTCGGCGACGCGCGGCTCATGCCCGCAGCCCTGTTTTACGACGCCGAACTCTACCGGACGACGCCGGAGTCCGTGCTGACGGCCTCGGCGATGAACGGCTTCGATAAGGGTATCGAGGCGCTCTACACGCGGCACTCGACGCCGGTCACCGACGGTACCGCCGCCCGCGGCCTCAGACTGCTGGGCGCCGGCCTCCCGACGCTTCGCGAGGAGCCGATGGACGCCGACCGACTGGACGACGTGCTGGCGGGGATCGTCTGTGTCCAGTACGGCGTCTCGATGCCCGGCCAGTACAAACTCTCGATCATCCACGCCTTCGGCCACGGCGTCTCCCGCGGCTACGACGTGCATCAGGGCGTCGTCCACGGCATCGTCGCGCCGCACGTCCTGCGCTCTCTCTTCGACGAAGTCGACGGCCGCCGGCGGTTGCTCGCGGAGGCACTCGGTGTTTCCACTGACGACCTGAGCGACGACGAGGTGGCGACGGCCGTCGTCGACGCCGTTGCCGACGTGCGCGACGACCTGGGACTGCCGTCCGCACTCCGGTCGATCGACGGCCTCGCGCGGGACGAGTTGAACGACGTGGCCGACCGAATCATGGACGACTCGCTGATGGGGACCGTTCCCGACGGACTGAATCCGACCCACGACGACGTGCTCGCGGTGCTGGAGTCGGCCTGGTGA